A single Clostridia bacterium DNA region contains:
- the rsmD gene encoding 16S rRNA (guanine(966)-N(2))-methyltransferase RsmD gives MRVISGSARGTPLKTIEGENTRPTTDKVKEAMFNVIQFDIAGARVLDAFAGSGALGIEALSRGASWAVFIEKNRAAAGMIKKNLIAAKLEKNAQIVTGDCYKYIKTYKGEPFDIVFLDPPYDREEVKNVFNELCTCNMLSDTAIILCETRREALPDRVGMFSRLKKYVYGNINVTVYTADKAEKTVSDLEESLQ, from the coding sequence GTGAGAGTAATATCGGGCAGCGCACGGGGAACGCCGCTTAAAACGATAGAGGGCGAAAATACTCGCCCGACTACCGATAAGGTAAAAGAGGCGATGTTCAACGTAATACAGTTTGATATAGCGGGAGCGCGCGTTTTAGATGCGTTCGCGGGCAGCGGCGCGCTTGGCATAGAGGCGCTTTCGCGCGGCGCAAGCTGGGCCGTTTTCATAGAAAAAAACCGTGCGGCTGCGGGAATGATAAAGAAAAATCTTATTGCGGCGAAGCTTGAGAAAAATGCGCAGATAGTAACGGGAGACTGTTATAAGTATATAAAAACATACAAAGGAGAGCCGTTTGACATAGTGTTTTTAGATCCGCCTTACGACAGAGAAGAAGTAAAAAATGTTTTTAATGAATTATGTACTTGTAATATGCTGTCTGATACTGCTATAATATTGTGTGAAACGAGACGCGAAGCTCTGCCGGATCGTGTAGGGATGTTTTCGCGCCTTAAAAAGTATGTTTACGGCAATATTAACGTCACGGTGTATACGGCAGATAAAGCTGAAAAGACCGTTAGCGATTTGGAGGAATCTTTACAATGA